GAGGCCTGAAGCAGTGACGCGCCTTGCCTGAGTTCACAAggctggagggaggcagaagccGCCTCCGCTGcacagccttccctgacctccaccATCCCCCGACCCCAGGCCTGCTGGAGTTGGCCCCCAGAGCGGTGGCCCCTTGCTTCTTCCTAAAGAGCTGCTGTCCAGGTAAAGAAACAAAGACATGAGGAAGGAGGTGCCCTAAAAAGAGCAGCCGCAGCCCGAAGCCAGGGTCCTCCTAGTACAGAGAGGAGGACCTGGCTCCCAGTAACACCCGAAGCTCACAGTTGCCCCTCCCAGCTCCCAAACCCCCGTGCTTCTCACGTCTGGCTCTGATGTTCTTGGAGGCATTGTCTTAACAGTTCCCTCTCGGAGGAGCCGCCTCTATACCCGGGCCCTCGGAGCTCTAGGGCGTACTTAATGCCTTTTTATCCACCCTACTGTGCGCTGGGCCCGGAACCAGTGTGGACTGGGAAGCAAGCCTGCCCGACGGGTAGCTCCAGCCGACTGCAGCAGGGCCACCAGCGCTGGACTGGGCCCTGGCCGTGGCACACCGGGCTCTTCCTCCTTGTGGATGGGATTCTAGGGTGAAAGGAGCTGAACCGTCATGTGAAAGTCCAGGAAGAAAAGGGACAAGGCAGAGAACACCCGTTTGCCCCCGGGATGTCAGACCGTGGGCTGGAGGTGAGACCTGGGAGGGAGGGCTTGAGAGCTAGCTCTGCCATCAGTGTCTGCAGGCTGGCAACGGCCTTTGCGAGGCCGCACCTCTGTCATCAGTGCCGGCCAAGCACTCAGAGCGGGGGTTAGGGGGCCCTGGCAGGGGGCGGTAGGGAAAAGCGAAGACAATAAAAACATCCAAGACCCAAACCCCTGCCCTTGAAGCGTCCTGGTTTGGTGGGGGGACGCCACAGCATTTAGAGCAACGCAGGGGGACAGCAGCACACGCCCCAGGTACAGAGGCACAGGTTAACTCCAGGGGACAAGAAATCCGTCTTGCAAGATCAACGAGAGTTTTTTACACACACAGGAAGATCAGGGCCTTCGAGTTCCCAGGAAGAGGGTATGGAATGTTTACCACATGCACAGACACAGCGGCAGTGCTGAGCTGGACCATCAGAGCTGGGTGAGCCCGGGGTGAGGGCCAGGCAGCGATGCAGCTGGACTTGGGACAGGGGTCAGACCTGCATTTAGAGCCTGGGCGGTCACTTTCCAAGGGGTTTGGGCTTTATTCTGAGGGCAGTGAAGGATTTGGAGCCAGGGAGGGACAGAATCTTATCCACGACTGGCTGCCTGGCTCTGGGGACCTAGGTCCTGGGATTCCCAGTGATGAGGCCCTGGGAGGTAGTACGGAGAAGACAAGTTTCAGATTCATTCAGGACGTAGAGTGTCTGGGGATAGCGCTGAGGGGAGGCCAGGCTCTGGGGGTCGAGGGGAAGGCAGGAAAGAATACAAGTCTCAGGCAGCTGTGCATTCGGCCGCTGTATCGGCCAGCAGACCACGGTGGATTCAACAAACAGGGAGTCATCGTTCTCACATAATGAGAAAAGAGTCTGAGGAAAGAGGTGGCTATGTTTGTCCAACAGTCGTCAGTGTCTGGGCCGATGTCTTTGCCCTCTCCTCGACAGTAGCCCGGCCACGATGTTCTTGTTCGCGGCAGGAAGGGGGCATGGCCGAGCAGGGGGTATGGTGGTGCCTGCCCAGCCCACCTCTTCACACTGATGGACatgcccccctcccctctggaaaCGACCTGATACCAATGATTGCCAAAGATGGCTGATGTGGGAGACAAAGGCTCTGCCCTCGGGTCTCAGGCAGGGCATCCCTGCAGGGTGGCCAGCTCACCCACCAAGGCCTCGGCTGCAACCTCATTGGGgccacctcctccctcttcctggtCCTGCGTCCCCCACCTGTCCCAGGTGCATCTCCCAAGAGCCCTCCCCGGTAAACCTGCACACACGCAGCCTAGGTCTCGGAGTCTGTGCCCGGGGAAACTCAGGCTAAGACAACCAGTGACGTCTGACCCTTTTATCCAGAGAGCAAAAGGTTTCCCCAATCTTGTACCCCACCCTCGACTGGAgcagacctctgcttctctctcagtAGCCAGAATCGAGCCCCAGCTGCAAGGCGGCCTGGGTACACTGCTGCTGTTAGCAACAGCTGGATCCTGCCGGCAACGGGGGAGCCAGACATGGGTGAGGGAACCATGACTGTCACACGCGCTTAACTTAACAACTCAGCGCTAACGTGAAagtgagaagaaagtgtgattCAAGGATGCACAACTTTCCTGGCATGATGTTCTGCATGTTTTGATAAACTGGgccatatttttctgtttcctgcgCCTTGAGAACGTCTCCTTACAGCTAAGGGTCAAGACAAGGAAGAAAACTTGGAGAAACACTGGGGCTTTGAGCTGTGACTTGATGGTGCAGCGTTCTGGATGTGAGATCCAGATGTCTTCCTCTTCTGTAAGGTAAGGATGCTCCGCCTCTGAGGGGGCTGATACAGGGAGGGGGGCTGGTGCAGAGGcctggggggcagggctgggagggaaggATGGGCCAGAGATGACCCTCCTGGCTTTGAACCCTGCAGGAGATGCAGCCAAAGGCCCTGGAGCAAGGGTGGAAGTGGGGGACTGGGGCCAAGGGGACACTTTAAAGTGGGCAGACACCAGTGTGCTTCCTGGACGCCCTGGTGGATAAGTTAGAATACAAGAGGTGTCTAGGTGGGGTCTTGACTCACCCCAGGTGCTTAATCACTACCTCTAACATTTCTTCTCTgataggacacacacacacacacacacacacacacacacacacacacacacacacagaggagacaGAGGGTCTTACATGCCCGTTCCAGATTTGTATGCAGAGATCAATCCCAACGCAGCCAGGCCGAGGTCCACGAGGTCGGTACAAGTTCCTGGGAGTAAAGCCTCTGTGCAGGGGAGGTCCAACGTCACCGTGGAAATGTCACCCACAGCCTCCACCCCCCCCGGCCCATGAGTCGCTGAGAGGTGATGGGCCAGCTGCTGTGTAATGACCAGGCCAGGACAGAGGCAGGGACCTGCGGCCTTGGAGACGGTTGACCGAGGGACAGGAGTTCTGGGAATAAGATTCGTCACCTTCTGGTGTCCCAGGAAGCACCGGGTCCCAGCCGGGAGAATCTAGCAGCAGAACGTGGGGTGTGAGCTCTGCAGATGTCGGGGGGACGTCGGCCCTGCCCCTGCATTGCCCGTCACGTTGATCAAGGGCTGCCTGAGGTCCTCCACGGTCAACCTATAGCTATCCTCCTctttgctggaatccatcttggctgagagatgcatgTGCACAtaggggaggaccctgagataaaccaaacaTGGACTCAggaccaggcaaagcaagataaTTGaccaaaggaaacctggaagaaatgccccatgtaagtgattcaaactaccctGAGGGCGCAGCTGTCTCTCTGAGTCCACCCCTGTGTCTATCCACAcgtcctctttttcttcctaataaacactttacttgttttgctactttctgtctttgtgggaattcatttCTGCAAAGCCAAAGGGCCAGAGGCCTTGTCCCTGGCCATCGTGGTCTAGAGGCTGGGATCCAGCGTTCTCACTGCCTTggcctgacttcaatctctggttggCGAACCGAAACCCTGCTTTAAGCcgctgcaggctgaggccacctGAGATCAGGATGTCTTAGTCTGAGCTCCCCTGAAGCCCCCCTGAGGCGAGGACTTCGGTGCAAGATCCAGGGAGCCCCATGGGAAAGCAGGGGCTCCCTGGACCCTGCTGGGTGAGGGACACCCAGCAAAGCCCAGCCTCGTTCGGCCCAGGGGTTGCACCCCTCACAGCTGGGGGCTCTGAGGAGGCCGGTACGCTGCCTCGGGTCTTCCCCACAGAAGATGAGAGCTGGGGAGAGTCCTAGAGAGAGAGGACAGCCGTCCTGAAGGCAGGAGGGTGGCCAGAAGCTACAGCAGCTGCAGGTGAACTAGGGGGTGTTGGGGCTCAGGGCTGGGTCCGGCCTTGCAATGCGATGGGAGGACAGGACAGCACCCCATGAAGGAGAGCAGGGACATGAGGGCAGAGGGCTGGGCAAGGGGTCTTCTCCTGTCCACCCAGGCCTCTGCAACTCCCAGGCCTGGCCAGGGCATCCCTGACTTtgcttgagctgcatgagtttgGTTTCTGGAACTTGTACCCAAACTATTCTTACTGAAGTGGAAACGACACCACAAACCGGAGCCCTGGAGACAGTCTCAGTGTCCCTGTGTAGCTGCCCTAGAAGCAAGGCTGGGTGGGCTGGGCCTTAAGCCCTCCTCGGGGTGCTTTCTGTGCAATTGGTGTCGGGACCTGTCCCATGGCTGCCAATTCCAGTGCTGACACCACGAAACCGACCGACTCCAGGCTTTTGACTGTACAAATGACTTTTATTTGGTTGTGgctactcagtaaatatttaacaatgacCGTCTCAGATAGCCACCAGGCAAGAACTTGAGAGATGAACGGTGGCTTTTCAAGCTATGGGGGCGATTAGAAAGTGAGCTGTCAGGGAATGAAGCCAGAGTTTTCTCTCTAGTGACTTCACCTCCTGCCTCCCCGTCCCCTTCAGGAGCAGAAAAGAGTCAATACAAAACTGTAAGCCCTAGAATAGGCTAAGACAAGTCCCTTCCacataataatttatttcatttcaaaacGGCATCGGGCCCATGCAGTTCAGGGGCTGAGCCCTGACTCAACGTTAGAGATTGAGGCCAAGCAGCTGGAACCCCAGCACAGGGACAGAAACGCCAGATGGCACAGCCtacttttgaaaaacatttacttGGGAATCCAGCACCTCGATTGTACATTTCTCTGTGCCTTTTCTTTGAGAATAGCCCCGAAGTGCAAATGCATTTGCATGTCCTGGCTCCTGGGAGCCCTTCACTGCAGGAAGCTGGCTGGGTGGTTCCAGGCCCCTCTCAGCTGGACCACTCGGGGATGCATGGGAAACAGTAGGAACCCTGGGATGGGTCCTTCCGGCCTCATCGATGTCCCACGTGTGACAGGAGCCCGGAGGAGAATCCTGGCATGTAACGTCCCGCCGGCTTCCTTGATGGTCTTTTCTGAGGGACAGGGTGACTCCCAGTCCTTAGCGGGTGGGGTCTGCAGGCCTGACCCAGGCGTCCTGCAGCCCTGCAGTTCCCTGAGCAGAGCGGCCTGACTTACAGTTACAGAGAAGCGGGTTACacccttccctccccgacccctcctcccctccctcaggtCTTGCTGTGTAAACATTTTGTAGAACCAATCGCTAATTTCTCCCACAAATCTACCCTCAAAGATGATTTTACACAGATTTCCCTTGGCTCCCAAAgctggggaggaaaggggaggggatgtGAATGGGGGTCGGGCAGCGTGGGAGGGGGCAGCGGGTTCGGACCACTGCTGAGAAGCAGTGACAGGACCACGAGACAGGAACAAGGTCTGTGGGTCTTCAGATCTGAAGGCGCTGACAGCACCGTTTCggttttaagaaaattatcaagGTTCCCATAGACCTGCTGTGGGGAATCTCGCTGCTGAGGCAGAATCCCCCAACGGGCCTGATGATGGTAGACCTGGAATTTTCAGTAGTGAGGGCTTACAGATGTTAGTTTTCTAGAAGAGCGAGGTTCATTGTCAGATAATTCCAAGAGACAGTTACTTTCccaggcaaaacaaaacaaaacacaacacaaaactaaacaaaacaaaacaaccaagcCCTCCTCCCAGCTTTTTCATATTCATCACAATGAATTAAAATGTCCAAACAGATCTGCCAGCATGTGATTTCATCACTCGTTCTGAAAAGATGGTCTGTTGATCCAGTGATGTCATCGTTGAGCTTCTTTTTATCACCCAGATGGCAAATGTTGAAAACCACTTTTGGGAGCTGATACTCCAGGCTTTAAAAGAGCCTTTCCCATGTCGGCCCAACTCCTTGCTTCTTCAGTGGTAATAGATGCTGAAGGCGTGGAGGATGTAGAGCAGGGaggtgatgaaggagaagaactGGAAGAGGCCGGGGAGTTACTTCCTTAGGGATGCTGGTGATCGCTCCCCGCTCCCAACCCACAAAGGCCCTTAGCTGCTGGGAGGCCCTCATTCTGACCCTGCTTCACCCCCTCTCTGCCCAAGCCCTGCCTGGCTTAAGGGCGGCAATCACtggccagcccctccctcctccttgaaACGCTCCATCCCCGTGTTCCACTGTGACTGTGCAGTGTCCTTCTCACCTGCAGACGTGTGCGCCCCTACCCGGCCATAAAGTGGGTGCATCTCCATCCCTGCCCTGGACCCTctccccttcttctctctctctctctgtgtctctctctcctgctgtCTGGTTCTGGGCACTCTCCCCACACCCACCTTCAGCCACTGTCTGTGCTCTGATGACAAGTTTCACTCACTGGTCCAGAACTCAGCTCTGCGCACCCACCTCTGCGCTCCTCGGAGCCTCAGAGGCCCCACGAGCTCTCTATGGTCCAAACTGAACTCCTGAGATTGCCTCACAAGCTCAGTCGGCCCCAGGACCCTCATCTTATCCAGCTACCCAAGCCACAAACCTGTGATCCCTCCCCAGGGGTCCCTCCCCAACCCGCCACGTCCAAAGCCATCCCGAGTCTCCCAGCTGCACTGCCTGATGATGTCCTGGCCCAGCAGACGACTCCAGCCTCACTTCAACCCCCTGTCCAATCACACTctgttccattcattcattcatccaacaaatatcttGTGAGCACCTGCTGTGCTTCAAGAGCAACCGGGGCTATAATGCTGaacaaaaattcaaaacttcCTATCCTCCTAGAGCTTACATTTTAGAGGCAGAAGCagaaaagaagcaagataaaCCAGCAGAGCAATATGGAAGGTGCGGCTAAGCGCGcaggagaaaataaagcaggaagggGACGGGGAGGGGAACGGCCtcacccagaaggagaaaagagcagaAGTGAGACACGGAGCTGCGGTGCTTGTCCTGGGGCCAAGGCCAAGGCGAGGGCGGGTGCAGAGGCAGCAAGGAGACTGACGTGGCTGGAACAGCAGAGCCAGGGCGAGCAGCCGGGCTGGAGGGCGGGCCAGGAACGGGAGGAAGCAGACAGGCCGCAAAGGCAGCCAAAGTCCCCTGAGGCCTCCCTAGTGGGTCACCTCGCTTGCCTGGCATCCTTCTTACGATGGGGCCGGCACCCTGCGTCACAGCCCTTCCTCCTGCTGCCTGAGCCCCGTGGGAGCCCCCGACTGACACAGGACCTCTCCTGTCACAGCGACAGGTGCGGGTGGACTGGGACCCAGCCTGGGTATTAGACCTTCCTGGGAAGGAGTAAGGAAGGTTAGGCGGCTCCAGAGGTGAAATGCCCCAGCTGGGAGCCACCTGCCACGCGAGGGCGCCGTCCCACcaagagaggaaggaggctgcCTCACGGGGGACGGGAAAGGCCGGGCCCTGCTGGCCTAGAGTCTCCGGTCCCGGTGGACCTAAAGTCCAGGGGTCCTGCTCGTCCCATGACTCGCCTGGACCATCTTGCCTCGGATTCCATCAGCCAATAGGTTACCCTGTGCACGTCTGTCATTGACATAGAAGGACACGGGAACTTGAGCCATGCTGAGGAATTCCGGCTCCGTTCCAGCAGCCATGGGGGTCCCTGAAGAGTTTTCAATGAGACATGTGTAATTTGGAAAGTTTACGTTTTGGAAAAACATATTCTGAGGGCAGCGTAGTGGTGTAAGAGGGGGCAAGAAAACCAGAGACAAGAGATGATGCCTGAACTTGGGCTTGGTACCCTGCGAGCTTGGGCACGCCTgactgtgtgcgtgtgcgcgtgcgcacacgcgcgcgcgcgcgcgcacacacacacacacacacacacacacacacacacacacccctcctcctATCCTGCAAGGCTCCTTCAGCCTGAGGCTCAGGAACATCTCTTCTACCGGAGACAGAATTAAGCCTCAGGCATTTCCCTCCATGGTGGCAGCTGTCATGTTCTTGTCCAGCACTCACCGAGGCTGCAGTGTTTATGTAGTAGTTTTTCAGGTCCCAGGTCTCAGACACGATCGTGGCATGTACTTGTAAGACGGCGGCACTCATGTACAGGATGCCCGTGGTCCCGTGGTACAGGCTGTCCTGGAAAGATGGAGCAGAGGCCAGGGCCACAGTCACGCGGACACGCGAGCAGGTAACGCTTTCCTCTTTGCGTAGCTGGGAAGAGGTGGCAAAAGAGACTAGCCTGCTCCCGAAActcctgcttttttcttttgcagtgttTCTAATGAAATTTCTGTGTGGTGAGCAATAGTGAATTAATATAcggcaatagggcttccctggtggcgcagtggtggagagtacacctgccgatgcaggggacgtgggttcgtgccccggtccgggaagatcccacatgccgcggagcggctgggcccgtgagccatggccgctgagcctgcgcgtccggagcctgtgctccgcaacgggagaggccacaacagtgagaggccagcgtaccgaaaaaaaaaaaaaaaaaaaaaaaaaatatatatatatatatatatggcaataataataccagtaagaaccaacatttattgatttattgagtACTTCTTCCCAGCCGAGCTCTAGGCTAAGCCTTTTCCccatttatctcatttaacctcGTCAACTATGAGGTCGGTACTACTTATCGTTAGTGCCATTCTGAGGAAAGAGAAGTTCAAGGTTAAAGTCAGTGAATAAAagctgagccaggatttgagcccaggccACATCAAcactaagcctgtgctcctaacCATTAGTGCTATGAAGACCTGCTGTGTGCTGGGACACTGTCCTAACAGTGTACGCATGTCTCCTTTCATCTTCGCAACTAATCTCATAAGGCTGCTACTATTaacatctccactttacagatgagaaaaccgaggcttgGCTGACACATGGCAGAGTCAGGCTAATCTGACTCTAGATTTCACTCTTTGAACCTCTATGCTAAACTCTCAGCAGATTTTTCAATACCACAAGGATGTCATAGTTACCAATTCTGGGAGAAAGGTCATAATAGGTAAATCGGCATTTTGCAGCCCCTAAAGAATCTTCATCGGTAGATGAAAGAAAGCATTAGAGAAAAAGTTGATGGGGTAAGGTTGTCACAGTGAAAGAGAGACCACCAGTCACTGTGTGTGATGTGACTGGAAGCCACTTATGAAGCGTTCTTGCCAGAAAGCTTTAACCCATCTTCAGTTTAGCCTTTAGATGCTAACTTCCAGCTTACAGAAAATTCAGGGACTAGACAAGCAAGTCATATCACACCAGGAAGAAGCAAACAAACCCCAAATGTGGGACCTTCTACAGGACAGCTGACCACCCAGTTTCTTCGGCAAGTCCCCGTCAGGGAGAATCATTCTAGATTCACTACCAAGTGCAAGTGGGCGTGGTGAGGACCCCGATTCAAACAGGCCAACTGCAAAAAGATGTTTCAGTTACAATGGGGGAAACCTGAACGTGAcctgcgtcttttttttttttttttttggcggtatgcgggcctctcaccgttgtggcctctcccgttgcggggcacagactccggacgcgcaggctcagcggccatgggtcacgggcccagccgctccgcggcacgtgggatcctcccggaccagggcacgaacccgcgtcccctgcatcggcaggcggactctccaccactgcgccaccagggaagccctgacctgcGTCTTTGGTGATACCGAGGAATTACTGTTAACTTTAGGGAAGTGTGATAATAATATAAGAAAGTTTGTGTATTTTTTGGAGGTATACTGACGTGTCTGGAATGGAATGACATGATGTTTGGGGTTCGCTTTAAAATTCTTTAGGGGGAAAAATAAAGGCTAGGTGAAGCAAGTGTGATAAAATCTTGAAAATTCTGGAATCTGGGTTATGGTTACATGAGGGTCCATAATATAATCCTCCCTACTTTTTGTATATGTTTTGACTTTTCAATATAGAAAAATTTTCAGTGGTTATCAAGATGATGTGATGAAAAAATTTAACGACATAATATTAAACGAAAGACTCTACATCCAAGATGATTGGTTCAGTGCGATTTATACATTTTGCATAAAATTTGCCGGGAATACGGAAGAACGAATTGTGATAGGTGATTGTGGTAGGATCTTGAGATTGGGGTGATTCTTTTTCTACTAGCCTTTCCTTCAATGTTGCTCCGATGATTTTACCATAAATTAAATCTAGAGGGAAAACGCTTCCAAATGCGCTTGCTGCGGGAGTAGCCAGGCCATGGATATTCCCTGAGGGAGGCAATGGGGGGGATACAGTGAAGGATGGACTCTGGCAGAGGAAAGCTTTCATTCCGACCTAATTGTAAACACATTCAAACCAAGTCGGGGTTCCTTAAGGCAGGGATCCCCAAcccctgttaggaaccgggcctcacagcaggaggtgaggtgTGGGGGGAGTGAGCAAAGAttcatctgcagctccccatggcttcccatcactccccatctctcccattaccgcctgaaccattgcTCGTATCACCGCCTGAAGCACCTGCCCACCCCGaccccggtccgtggaaaaactgtcttccacaaaaccggtccctggtgccataaaggttggggaccgctgccctaGGGGCCCAGGCCAGGAAAGGTCTCTGGTTCTCCTTCCTGCCTGGGAGGCCTGTTGTCCTCACCACGCCCAGGACATTGGCCTGGGAGGAGCCTGAGGGCCTGGCTCGCTCTCCCTTGTTCTTACCAGGATTTTCCAGGACTCGAATCTTTTGTAAAATCCGAACACATAAGACAA
This DNA window, taken from Kogia breviceps isolate mKogBre1 chromosome 11, mKogBre1 haplotype 1, whole genome shotgun sequence, encodes the following:
- the LOC131765960 gene encoding MAL-like protein, with translation MASRDPPPTSYAQPEVPSGVALFLTIPYAFFLPELVFGCWVWILVAATQVANPLLQGWVMYVSLTSFLISLMFLLSYVFGFYKRFESWKILDSLYHGTTGILYMSAAVLQVHATIVSETWDLKNYYINTAASFFSFITSLLYILHAFSIYYH